The Zobellia alginiliquefaciens genome contains a region encoding:
- the htpG gene encoding molecular chaperone HtpG has translation MATGKINVSVENIFPLIKKFLYSDHEIFLRELISNATDATLKLKHLTSIGEAKVDYGSPRIEVKIDKEGKKIHVIDQGIGMTEDEVKKYINELAFSGAEEFLNKYEDGAKESGIIGHFGLGFYSAFMVADKVQISTKSFKEDAEPVLWSCDGSPNFTLEPGDRQERGTEIILHIADDSTEFLEENRITELLNKYNKFMPIPIKFGMKTETLPKPEDAKEEDPAPTQEVDNIINNPNPAWTKQPADLEDQDYKNFYRELYPMQFEEPLFHIHLNVDYPFNLTGILYFPKLTNDLNVQKDRIQLYQNQVFVTDNVEGIVPEFLTMLRGVIDSPDIPLNVSRSYLQADGAVKKISSYITRKVADKLNSLFKNSREEFEQKWNDIKIVIEYGMLSEDKFFDKADKFALYPTVDGSYFTFEELQEKIKEAQTDKDDKLVVLYASDKVSQHSYIEAAKAKGYEVLLMDSPIIGHLMQKLETSKEKVSFARVDADHLDNLIKKEDTQISKLSDEEKETLKKNLEEVIEDKSYTIQLEPMDSDASPFIITEPEFMRRMKEMQQTGGGGGMFGMGSMPDMYNLIVNTNHELVGEILNTKTAKKRERLISQSIDLARLSKGLLKGEELTNFIKRSYDMVK, from the coding sequence ATGGCTACAGGTAAAATCAATGTTTCGGTGGAGAACATATTTCCGCTGATTAAGAAATTTTTGTACAGTGACCACGAGATCTTTTTAAGAGAGCTCATATCCAACGCAACAGATGCTACTTTAAAGTTAAAGCATCTTACTTCTATAGGTGAAGCCAAAGTAGACTACGGCAGTCCTAGAATAGAAGTAAAAATTGATAAAGAAGGAAAAAAAATACATGTTATTGACCAAGGTATCGGTATGACCGAAGACGAGGTTAAAAAATACATTAATGAACTTGCTTTTTCCGGAGCTGAAGAATTTTTGAACAAATATGAGGATGGCGCCAAAGAATCTGGAATTATAGGCCATTTTGGTCTTGGTTTCTATTCTGCATTTATGGTTGCGGATAAAGTGCAGATCAGCACTAAAAGCTTTAAGGAAGATGCAGAGCCTGTGTTGTGGAGCTGCGATGGTTCGCCTAACTTTACGCTAGAACCTGGTGACAGACAAGAGCGTGGTACGGAGATTATTCTTCATATTGCAGATGACTCTACTGAGTTTTTAGAAGAGAACCGTATAACCGAGCTTCTAAACAAGTACAATAAGTTTATGCCTATTCCGATCAAGTTCGGAATGAAAACGGAAACTTTACCTAAGCCAGAGGATGCAAAGGAAGAAGATCCTGCACCTACGCAAGAAGTAGATAATATAATCAATAATCCTAACCCAGCTTGGACAAAGCAACCGGCTGATCTAGAGGACCAGGATTATAAAAATTTCTACCGTGAGCTATATCCTATGCAGTTTGAGGAGCCTTTGTTCCACATTCACTTAAATGTAGACTATCCGTTTAACCTTACCGGTATACTTTACTTTCCTAAGCTGACAAACGATCTTAACGTACAGAAAGACCGTATTCAATTATACCAAAATCAAGTTTTTGTTACAGACAACGTAGAAGGTATTGTACCGGAATTCTTGACCATGTTACGTGGGGTAATCGATTCTCCGGATATTCCTTTGAATGTTTCTAGATCGTATCTTCAGGCAGATGGAGCGGTAAAGAAAATCTCTTCTTATATTACTAGAAAAGTAGCTGATAAATTGAATTCGCTCTTTAAAAACAGTAGAGAGGAATTTGAGCAAAAGTGGAACGATATTAAGATCGTTATTGAATATGGGATGCTTAGCGAAGATAAATTCTTTGATAAAGCAGATAAGTTTGCACTCTACCCTACCGTAGATGGTTCTTACTTTACTTTTGAAGAACTTCAAGAAAAAATTAAAGAAGCACAAACAGATAAGGATGACAAGCTCGTTGTTCTGTACGCTTCGGATAAAGTTTCTCAGCACAGTTATATTGAAGCTGCAAAAGCTAAAGGATATGAGGTTCTGTTGATGGATTCTCCCATCATTGGTCACTTAATGCAAAAATTGGAAACATCTAAAGAGAAGGTTTCTTTTGCTCGTGTAGATGCGGACCATTTGGATAATCTTATTAAAAAAGAGGATACTCAAATCTCTAAATTATCTGATGAGGAAAAGGAAACTCTTAAAAAGAACCTAGAAGAAGTAATTGAGGACAAGAGTTATACTATACAATTGGAACCGATGGATAGTGATGCATCTCCATTCATCATTACGGAGCCTGAATTCATGCGCCGTATGAAAGAAATGCAGCAGACCGGTGGCGGTGGAGGCATGTTTGGCATGGGTTCTATGCCAGATATGTACAACCTTATCGTAAACACCAATCACGAATTGGTAGGCGAAATTTTAAACACCAAAACTGCTAAGAAACGTGAGCGACTAATAAGCCAGTCTATTGACTTGGCACGACTTTCAAAAGGTTTATTGAAAGGTGAAGAGTTGACTAACTTTATCAAACGTAGTTATGATATGGTGAAGTAG
- a CDS encoding TetR family transcriptional regulator C-terminal domain-containing protein: MVAKAKANKVTEDGIITMYMEYVLEHDSVPRSIYKFCKENKISETDFYSFYRSIEVLQKEIWNKFYANTEALLLKNKEYEVFTNKEKMLTFFYTFFELLTLNRSYVLFALKQNDSPLKNLGQLKGLRQHIKTFAVGLINDANADKNLKITRYNPKVFSEGAWLQFLFVLKFWMEDSSAGFEKTDMAIEKSINTVFDIFDNTPLENILDFGKFLYKETFV; encoded by the coding sequence ATGGTGGCAAAAGCAAAAGCAAATAAGGTTACTGAAGATGGCATTATAACAATGTATATGGAGTATGTCTTGGAGCACGATAGCGTTCCTAGATCCATATATAAATTTTGTAAAGAGAATAAGATTTCTGAGACCGATTTTTATTCCTTTTACAGGTCCATAGAGGTTCTGCAAAAAGAGATTTGGAACAAATTCTATGCGAATACCGAAGCTCTTCTTCTTAAAAACAAGGAGTATGAAGTTTTTACCAATAAGGAAAAGATGCTCACGTTTTTCTATACTTTTTTTGAGCTTCTTACCTTAAACCGTAGTTATGTTTTGTTCGCTTTAAAACAGAATGACAGTCCGCTTAAAAATTTAGGACAGTTAAAAGGACTTCGTCAACACATTAAAACTTTTGCGGTAGGGCTCATAAACGATGCAAATGCAGATAAGAACCTGAAAATTACCAGGTATAATCCTAAAGTCTTCTCGGAAGGAGCTTGGTTACAGTTTTTATTCGTTCTTAAGTTTTGGATGGAAGATAGTTCTGCTGGGTTCGAAAAAACCGATATGGCCATAGAAAAATCAATTAATACCGTATTTGATATTTTTGACAATACACCGCTTGAAAATATACTGGACTTTGGGAAGTTTCTGTATAAAGAAACATTTGTTTAA
- a CDS encoding ABC1 kinase family protein — translation MKTLDSIPTGKIERAGKLVKTGVKIGGNYVKYFGKKLVNPELDKEELNENNAEDIYDGLKDLKGSALKVAQMLSMEKNLLPRAYVDRFSLSQFSVPPLSAPLVRKTFKKYLGKYPEELFDTFEKDSINAASIGQVHKATKDGKELAVKIQYPGVAQSISSDLALVKPIAIRMFNLQGKDSDKYFKEVESKLIEETNYFLEIQQSIDITESCSVIKDLEFPKYYKELSSERIITMDWMYGQHLSEFTNKDFEQELGDKLGQTLWDFYMFQIHGLKKVHADPHPGNFLVSEKETLIAIDFGCIKEVPNEFYVPYFELAQKQNIENDTIFMEKLYELEILTETDSPEELKFFKALFKEMLTLFTSPFHETHFDFGSNEFWEKIADLSERYSKDSQIRKMNGNRGSKHFLYMNRTFFGLYNLLHDLKAKIEVNSFKQYLS, via the coding sequence ATGAAAACATTAGATAGTATACCAACAGGAAAGATAGAAAGAGCCGGTAAATTGGTAAAGACGGGTGTGAAAATCGGCGGTAATTATGTAAAGTATTTTGGTAAAAAGTTGGTGAACCCTGAATTGGATAAGGAGGAACTGAATGAAAATAATGCAGAGGATATTTATGATGGACTGAAAGATCTTAAAGGCAGCGCTTTAAAAGTGGCCCAGATGCTTAGTATGGAAAAGAATCTGTTACCAAGGGCGTATGTAGATAGGTTTTCGTTGTCGCAGTTTTCTGTTCCACCACTTTCCGCACCATTGGTTCGTAAAACATTTAAAAAGTATTTAGGAAAGTACCCGGAAGAATTGTTCGACACCTTTGAGAAAGATAGTATTAATGCTGCCAGTATTGGTCAGGTACACAAGGCTACCAAAGACGGTAAGGAATTGGCGGTTAAAATTCAGTACCCAGGTGTAGCCCAAAGTATATCTAGTGACTTGGCGTTGGTAAAACCTATTGCTATTAGAATGTTTAACCTGCAAGGCAAAGATTCCGATAAATATTTTAAAGAAGTTGAAAGTAAGCTTATTGAGGAAACCAATTATTTTTTGGAAATACAGCAAAGTATAGACATTACTGAAAGTTGTTCGGTTATTAAGGATCTTGAGTTTCCCAAATATTACAAAGAATTATCAAGCGAGCGTATCATTACCATGGACTGGATGTACGGTCAGCATTTAAGTGAGTTTACAAATAAGGATTTTGAACAAGAACTTGGTGATAAATTAGGGCAGACGCTTTGGGACTTTTATATGTTTCAGATTCATGGTTTAAAAAAAGTGCATGCAGACCCACATCCCGGAAATTTTTTAGTTAGTGAAAAAGAAACACTGATTGCTATTGATTTTGGATGTATAAAAGAAGTGCCTAACGAATTTTATGTGCCTTATTTTGAGTTGGCCCAAAAGCAGAATATAGAAAATGATACCATTTTCATGGAAAAACTGTACGAGTTGGAAATTCTAACAGAAACAGATTCTCCGGAAGAATTAAAATTCTTCAAGGCTCTATTTAAAGAGATGTTAACGCTTTTTACTTCCCCTTTTCATGAAACTCATTTTGATTTTGGTTCAAATGAGTTTTGGGAGAAAATAGCAGATTTGAGCGAGCGTTATTCTAAAGATAGTCAGATTCGTAAAATGAACGGAAACAGAGGGTCCAAGCACTTTCTGTATATGAACAGAACTTTCTTTGGTCTTTATAACTTACTACACGACCTCAAGGCTAAAATTGAGGTGAATAGCTTTAAACAATACCTATCTTAA
- a CDS encoding 3-oxoacyl-ACP synthase III family protein, with amino-acid sequence MYNSKITGLGYFVPENVVTNDDLSKVMDTNDAWIQERTGIKERRHVVKGGDTTTTMGVKAAKIAIERAGIDKDDIDFIVFATLSPDYYFPGPGVLVQRDLGIKTVGALDVRNQCSGFIYALSVADQYIKTGMYKNILVIGSELHSHGLDMTTRGRAVSVIFGDGAGAAVVSREEDTSKGVLSTHLHSEGQHAEELSLMAPGMGKRWVTDIMEDNDPNDESYFPYMNGQFVFKNAVVRFSEVIMEGLKTNDLTPEDIDMLVPHQANLRISQFIQKKFGLQDDQVFNNIMKYGNTTAASIPIALTEAWESGKVKEGDLVVLAAFGSGFTWGSAIIQW; translated from the coding sequence ATGTATAATTCAAAAATAACGGGACTAGGATACTTTGTGCCCGAAAACGTAGTGACCAATGATGATTTGTCCAAGGTTATGGACACTAATGATGCGTGGATTCAAGAACGAACCGGTATCAAAGAAAGAAGACATGTAGTTAAAGGTGGGGATACTACCACTACTATGGGCGTTAAAGCGGCAAAGATTGCTATTGAAAGGGCCGGTATAGATAAAGATGATATTGATTTTATTGTTTTTGCAACCCTTAGTCCAGATTATTATTTTCCAGGTCCAGGTGTATTGGTGCAACGAGATTTAGGGATAAAGACCGTAGGAGCATTAGATGTAAGAAACCAGTGTTCCGGTTTTATTTATGCACTTAGCGTGGCAGATCAATATATTAAGACGGGGATGTATAAAAATATTCTTGTTATCGGTTCCGAGCTGCATTCCCATGGTTTGGATATGACAACAAGAGGTAGGGCGGTGTCCGTTATTTTTGGAGATGGAGCTGGTGCCGCCGTTGTGAGTAGGGAAGAAGATACTTCAAAAGGAGTACTTTCTACCCATTTGCATAGTGAGGGCCAACATGCCGAAGAATTATCCTTAATGGCCCCGGGAATGGGTAAACGTTGGGTTACGGATATTATGGAGGATAATGACCCTAATGATGAATCGTACTTTCCGTACATGAATGGGCAGTTTGTTTTTAAAAATGCGGTAGTACGGTTTAGTGAAGTAATCATGGAAGGTCTAAAAACCAATGACCTAACACCAGAAGATATTGATATGTTGGTGCCACATCAGGCAAACTTGCGTATTTCCCAGTTCATTCAGAAGAAGTTTGGTCTGCAAGATGATCAGGTCTTTAATAATATAATGAAATACGGTAATACTACTGCTGCATCTATACCTATAGCCCTTACAGAGGCTTGGGAGAGTGGAAAAGTAAAAGAAGGGGATTTAGTAGTCCTTGCTGCTTTTGGTAGTGGTTTTACTTGGGGCAGCGCCATTATACAATGGTAA
- a CDS encoding CoA-binding protein yields the protein MKTTLVFGASLKTNRYSNLAVNRLLDHNIETEAFGLREGKIRELQIKTNLNEFQNIHTITLYIGPARQPEYIDKILQLKPKRVIFNPGTENPDFYKILEKEGIEVLVACTLVLLATGQY from the coding sequence ATGAAAACTACACTAGTCTTCGGAGCCTCCCTTAAAACGAATCGTTATAGTAATCTTGCCGTTAATCGACTTTTGGACCATAACATTGAAACTGAAGCATTCGGCTTACGCGAGGGTAAAATAAGAGAATTACAAATAAAGACCAATTTAAATGAATTTCAAAACATTCATACTATTACTTTGTACATAGGACCCGCCCGTCAGCCTGAATATATCGACAAAATCTTACAATTGAAGCCGAAACGGGTTATTTTTAACCCTGGAACCGAAAATCCCGATTTTTATAAAATACTTGAAAAAGAAGGGATTGAGGTGCTAGTAGCTTGTACTTTAGTTCTTTTGGCAACGGGGCAATATTAA
- a CDS encoding sodium:solute symporter, producing MTATHILILIGAYFLLLLLISYFTGKNDSNIDFFKAGKSSPWYLVAFGMVGASLSGVTFISVPGWVETSEFSYMQVVFGYLAGYFVIAFILLPIYYQQNVTSIYEYLKKRFGTVSYKVGAVSFFISRVLGAAFRLFLVAIVLQQFVFDELGVPFEVTVIISILLIWIYTFRGGIKTIVWTDTLQTAFMLLSVGLSIYFINQKLDWSFSEFLVSEELKQYNQILFTDSFFDKNHFLKSFLGGMFITICMTGLDQDMMQKNLTCKSLKDAQKNMISFSVVLVVVNFVFLLLGALLFIYAAKFNIATPLMDGQPKADLLFPEIALNSGLGMVVAITFMLGLIAAAYSSADSALTSLTTSFCVDFLNIDEKAEKDQNRIRKTTHIGMSLLLIVTVILFKYILDRNVIDGLLTVATYTYGPLLGLFTFGIFTKFSVKDRYVWLVAFLSVVGILSFANLPIEYLGGYKVGYELLPLNGLLTFIGLYAIRNKKVTQVAE from the coding sequence ATGACCGCCACCCATATCCTAATCTTAATAGGGGCTTATTTCCTTCTGCTTTTACTGATATCCTATTTTACGGGGAAAAATGATTCCAATATCGATTTTTTTAAGGCAGGAAAATCATCACCATGGTACTTGGTAGCCTTTGGCATGGTAGGCGCCTCATTATCAGGAGTTACATTTATATCCGTTCCAGGTTGGGTAGAAACTTCTGAGTTCAGTTATATGCAGGTAGTCTTTGGCTATTTGGCAGGATATTTTGTTATTGCCTTTATTTTATTACCCATCTATTACCAACAGAATGTTACCTCTATTTATGAGTACTTAAAAAAACGTTTTGGCACAGTAAGTTACAAAGTAGGCGCCGTATCTTTCTTTATTTCTAGGGTTCTGGGTGCCGCTTTCAGACTTTTTTTAGTGGCTATTGTTCTGCAACAATTTGTATTTGATGAACTGGGAGTACCTTTTGAAGTTACCGTTATCATTTCTATTTTATTAATATGGATCTATACTTTTAGAGGAGGCATTAAAACGATTGTTTGGACGGATACACTGCAAACTGCCTTTATGCTTTTATCCGTTGGACTTAGCATTTACTTCATCAACCAAAAATTAGACTGGAGTTTTTCCGAATTCTTAGTATCCGAAGAACTAAAACAATACAACCAAATACTATTTACCGATAGTTTTTTTGATAAGAACCATTTCCTAAAATCTTTTTTAGGCGGTATGTTCATAACCATTTGTATGACGGGCCTTGACCAAGACATGATGCAAAAGAACCTGACTTGCAAATCCTTAAAAGATGCTCAGAAAAACATGATTTCTTTTAGTGTGGTATTAGTGGTCGTTAACTTTGTTTTTCTATTGTTAGGAGCGCTGTTGTTCATCTATGCCGCTAAGTTCAATATTGCCACTCCATTAATGGACGGACAACCCAAAGCGGACCTTCTGTTTCCGGAAATAGCTTTGAATAGTGGCCTGGGGATGGTAGTTGCCATCACTTTTATGCTAGGTTTGATTGCTGCTGCCTATAGTAGCGCAGATAGTGCCCTTACTTCCCTAACCACCTCTTTTTGTGTAGACTTTTTAAATATTGACGAAAAGGCCGAAAAAGACCAAAATAGAATACGGAAAACAACGCATATAGGCATGAGCCTACTTTTGATCGTAACCGTAATTCTGTTCAAATATATTCTGGACCGTAACGTTATTGACGGCCTTTTAACCGTTGCCACTTATACCTACGGTCCGTTATTGGGGCTATTTACCTTTGGTATATTTACAAAGTTCTCTGTAAAAGACAGATATGTGTGGCTAGTAGCTTTTCTATCCGTTGTGGGCATATTAAGTTTTGCCAATCTTCCAATAGAATACCTAGGCGGTTATAAAGTGGGATATGAATTACTACCTTTGAACGGGCTTTTGACCTTTATAGGACTGTATGCTATTCGTAATAAAAAGGTTACCCAAGTGGCGGAATAG
- the recR gene encoding recombination mediator RecR has product MDFSSKLLENAVYEMSQLPGIGKRTALRLVLHLLKQPKEQTERLSNALLSLRSEIKFCENCHNISDVVLCEICANPKRDRSLVCVVEDIRDVMAIENTSQYNGLYHVLGGKISPMEGIGPQDLTIGSLVDKAKRGEVKEFIFALSSTMEGDTTNFYIYKQLNGLDINTSTIARGIAVGDELEYADEVTLGRSILNRIPFEGSLKAN; this is encoded by the coding sequence ATGGATTTTTCATCTAAGCTTCTTGAGAACGCCGTTTACGAAATGTCGCAATTACCAGGTATCGGTAAACGTACGGCACTTCGGTTGGTGCTTCATTTGTTAAAGCAGCCTAAAGAGCAAACGGAAAGGCTTTCTAATGCGCTATTGAGTTTGCGTAGCGAGATAAAATTTTGTGAGAACTGTCACAATATTTCAGATGTGGTTCTCTGTGAGATTTGTGCCAATCCTAAGCGAGATAGAAGTTTGGTTTGTGTGGTAGAGGATATTCGAGATGTAATGGCTATTGAAAACACAAGTCAATATAACGGCTTATATCACGTTTTAGGAGGTAAAATATCGCCTATGGAAGGCATAGGTCCTCAAGACCTGACCATTGGTTCTTTAGTGGATAAGGCTAAAAGGGGAGAGGTAAAAGAGTTTATTTTTGCGCTGAGCTCTACTATGGAAGGGGATACGACCAATTTTTATATTTATAAACAATTGAACGGTCTAGATATCAATACCTCTACTATAGCCAGGGGGATAGCGGTTGGTGATGAATTGGAATATGCCGATGAGGTTACGTTAGGACGGAGTATCTTAAACCGAATTCCGTTTGAAGGTTCGTTGAAAGCGAATTAA
- a CDS encoding dihydrolipoamide acetyltransferase family protein has translation MSKFELKLPRMGESVAEATLTTWLKEVGDTIELDEPIFEIATDKVDSEVPSEVEGVLVEKLFDVDDVIKVGDTVAIIETEQSVEVVKPPVKNTPVEAFNGAEESAAMVEETVKVAKEAVAAPVHQAQKSESSERFYSPLVKNIAKQEGISVAELDTIEGTGNDGRVTKNDILAYLENGSGKEVGQPVAKTTAPEVKEPSPASASPKTPEVKSSTNGIGVKEGADGEVIQLSRMGKLIAKHMVDSVSTSAHVQSFIEVDVTKIVNWRNKVKNAFEKREGEKLTFTPIFIEAVAKALKKYPLMNISLVGDTVIKKKNINIGMAAALPDGNLIVPVIKNADQLNLVGMAKVINDLASRARENKLKPDEIQDGTYTVTNVGTFGSVFGTPIINQPQVGILALGAIRKIPSVIETEEGDFIGIRSKMYLSHSYDHRVVNGALGSMFAKAVADYLEAWDIDREV, from the coding sequence ATGTCAAAGTTTGAACTGAAATTACCGAGAATGGGTGAGAGTGTTGCAGAGGCAACGTTGACCACTTGGTTGAAAGAAGTTGGGGATACTATTGAATTGGACGAACCTATTTTTGAAATAGCTACGGATAAGGTAGATTCAGAAGTTCCTAGTGAGGTAGAAGGCGTTTTGGTGGAGAAACTTTTTGATGTAGACGATGTAATCAAAGTAGGTGATACTGTTGCTATTATTGAAACGGAACAATCTGTAGAGGTTGTAAAACCTCCGGTAAAAAATACTCCGGTTGAGGCTTTCAATGGAGCAGAGGAATCTGCCGCAATGGTAGAGGAAACGGTTAAGGTTGCTAAGGAAGCCGTTGCTGCACCGGTTCATCAAGCTCAAAAATCGGAATCTTCCGAACGTTTTTATTCACCATTGGTAAAGAATATAGCAAAACAAGAAGGTATTTCCGTTGCAGAACTAGATACTATTGAAGGTACCGGTAATGATGGCCGTGTGACCAAGAATGATATTCTTGCGTATTTAGAAAACGGGAGTGGTAAAGAGGTAGGGCAGCCAGTAGCAAAAACTACTGCCCCGGAAGTAAAAGAACCTTCACCGGCTAGCGCTAGTCCAAAAACTCCGGAAGTTAAGTCTTCTACGAACGGAATAGGTGTAAAAGAGGGTGCTGATGGCGAAGTAATTCAATTGTCCAGAATGGGTAAATTGATTGCAAAGCACATGGTGGATAGTGTTTCTACCTCCGCACATGTACAGAGTTTTATTGAAGTAGATGTTACTAAGATTGTTAATTGGAGAAACAAGGTAAAGAACGCTTTTGAAAAAAGAGAAGGCGAGAAGCTGACATTTACCCCCATTTTTATTGAGGCCGTAGCAAAGGCATTAAAGAAGTATCCTTTAATGAATATTTCTCTGGTAGGTGATACGGTTATCAAAAAGAAAAACATTAATATAGGTATGGCCGCAGCCTTACCGGACGGAAATCTTATCGTTCCGGTAATTAAGAATGCAGACCAATTGAATTTGGTAGGTATGGCCAAAGTAATAAATGACTTGGCATCTAGGGCTAGAGAGAATAAGTTGAAGCCAGATGAAATTCAAGATGGTACCTACACGGTAACTAACGTGGGTACTTTTGGTAGTGTTTTTGGCACACCCATCATTAATCAACCGCAAGTGGGTATATTGGCATTGGGTGCAATCCGTAAAATTCCATCGGTCATAGAAACCGAAGAAGGTGATTTTATTGGAATCCGTAGTAAGATGTATTTATCCCATAGTTATGACCATAGAGTGGTAAATGGTGCACTTGGGAGTATGTTTGCCAAGGCAGTTGCGGATTATCTTGAAGCTTGGGACATTGATAGGGAGGTGTAG
- a CDS encoding 3'-5' exonuclease yields MELNLTRPICFFDLETTGTNVAKDRIVEISVLKVYPNGNKESKTWLVNPEMEIPEEVIAIHGISNEKVANEPTFKELSRTIYGMIKDCDLGGFNSDRFDIPLLAEEMLRADLDFDMKSMVSIDVQTIFHKMEKRTLVAAYKFYCDKDLTDAHSAEADTLATYEVLLSQLDKYPELENNVKKLAEFSTHRQFADFAGFLGYDEDGVEIFAFGKHKGRKVLDVLEKEPGYFGWILNADFPLYTKKVLTQVKLSQLNNKLG; encoded by the coding sequence ATGGAGCTCAACCTCACACGTCCCATTTGTTTTTTTGATTTGGAAACTACGGGAACTAATGTTGCCAAAGACCGAATTGTAGAAATATCTGTTTTAAAGGTATACCCTAACGGGAATAAAGAAAGTAAGACTTGGCTAGTGAATCCTGAGATGGAAATACCTGAAGAGGTAATTGCCATACACGGTATTTCAAATGAGAAAGTGGCAAACGAACCAACTTTCAAAGAACTTTCTAGAACTATCTATGGCATGATCAAGGATTGCGATTTAGGCGGATTCAACTCTGATCGTTTTGATATTCCTTTATTGGCAGAAGAAATGCTACGGGCCGATCTGGACTTTGACATGAAAAGTATGGTTTCTATAGATGTACAGACTATTTTTCACAAAATGGAAAAGCGGACTTTAGTGGCTGCGTATAAATTTTATTGTGATAAGGATCTTACTGATGCGCATAGTGCAGAAGCCGATACCTTGGCAACTTACGAGGTTTTATTGTCACAGTTGGATAAATATCCGGAACTTGAAAATAACGTTAAGAAATTGGCTGAATTTTCAACCCATCGCCAGTTTGCTGATTTTGCGGGCTTTTTGGGGTATGATGAGGACGGAGTTGAAATTTTTGCGTTCGGCAAACACAAAGGTCGAAAGGTGCTAGATGTACTAGAGAAAGAACCCGGTTACTTTGGTTGGATTCTTAATGCGGATTTTCCTTTGTACACAAAAAAAGTATTGACCCAAGTAAAATTGAGTCAGCTCAATAACAAGTTAGGTTAG
- a CDS encoding fumarylacetoacetate hydrolase family protein: MKIICIGRNYTEHIEELANERPEEPVVFIKPDSAILPKEQDFYIPDFSKDVHYEVEVLVKIKKVGKHISEKFAPNYYDEIGLGIDFTARDLQSKLKEKGLPWEKAKGFDGAAVIGEWLPKTNFEDLNNIDFSLLKNNNEVQKGNTGLMLWKIDELVSYVSQFFMLKKGDVIFTGTPAGVGRIEANDYLSGILGERELFHLKVK; this comes from the coding sequence ATGAAAATTATCTGTATCGGTAGAAATTATACTGAGCATATAGAGGAGTTAGCAAATGAAAGGCCGGAAGAACCAGTTGTTTTTATTAAACCGGATTCTGCAATTTTACCCAAAGAACAAGATTTCTATATTCCGGATTTTTCAAAAGATGTACACTATGAAGTAGAGGTGCTTGTTAAAATAAAAAAGGTAGGGAAGCATATAAGCGAAAAATTCGCACCTAATTATTATGATGAGATTGGTTTGGGTATAGATTTTACTGCAAGAGATTTACAATCAAAGCTTAAAGAGAAAGGTTTGCCTTGGGAAAAAGCTAAGGGTTTTGACGGAGCTGCGGTTATTGGAGAGTGGCTACCGAAAACAAATTTTGAAGATTTAAACAATATAGATTTTTCTTTGTTGAAGAACAATAATGAAGTGCAAAAGGGCAATACTGGTCTCATGTTGTGGAAGATAGATGAACTGGTCTCTTATGTATCTCAATTTTTTATGTTAAAAAAAGGCGATGTGATTTTTACAGGAACACCTGCCGGTGTTGGTAGAATTGAAGCAAATGATTACCTTTCGGGTATTCTGGGGGAACGTGAACTTTTTCACTTAAAAGTAAAATAA
- a CDS encoding Hpt domain-containing protein, with translation MIYNLDKINEMAEGDEDFINSVISVFLEEVPQDLELLEVALNEQNHDQVYKLAHKIKPNVDLLGMEQTRAAALQIETLGKAEANMSEIQVVFPMLKKDIDQVVSELKKDFNF, from the coding sequence ATGATTTACAATCTTGATAAAATCAATGAGATGGCAGAAGGAGATGAAGATTTCATCAACTCGGTTATTTCAGTATTTTTAGAAGAAGTGCCTCAGGATTTGGAACTCCTTGAAGTTGCACTAAATGAGCAAAACCATGATCAGGTTTATAAATTAGCTCATAAAATAAAACCTAATGTAGATCTTCTTGGTATGGAGCAAACCCGTGCGGCGGCCTTACAAATAGAGACTTTAGGAAAGGCGGAAGCCAATATGTCTGAGATACAAGTGGTATTTCCTATGTTAAAAAAAGACATAGATCAAGTGGTGTCCGAGCTTAAAAAAGATTTTAATTTCTGA